A genomic stretch from Patagioenas fasciata isolate bPatFas1 chromosome 8, bPatFas1.hap1, whole genome shotgun sequence includes:
- the PLEKHS1 gene encoding pleckstrin homology domain-containing family S member 1 isoform X1 — MASTSKRNSAVKTQNTLCPEVGVCKHGFLIKSPPLQLFNSQNSWKRRFFILSKSSNGNYMLKYLKGQSIKGSIAVDQIINIEVGISNSEIMETVRKMFKCLPEQVMSVSTGNRRYYLIGSSRQETEDWVTAISSVCKEARRDGCCPQNQDLPNPEIRSRPASLPLFLNSADKINFPERQSYQKENGPSEDKNRPNSDPGPHQTQCDSPRQVFPSLDKNLGKSEENLPLSDTDEDIKKDEEDYYQTPSSILAKQCTTELSQPDPTAEDDVPVQEKPVQKNPVKENIYMSMKSLRLRDESCQLKCRGGGLLSPLKHQDDAASPRDLEASRDLKLLEGSTSHQTTLQTTGNSLPLSVIQLSILLSQVTDETQLQKLDIFVPLADIHSYLKLTEASGQICVSQWAGPCRLGCLFNHGDHIVAVNDLQPQDVEEAYFFISRSTRKEVKLTVCRIPHSDIFHVKGCSCS; from the exons ATGGCTTCTACAAGCAAAAGAAATTCTGCAG TGAAAACTCAAAATACATTATGCCCTGAAGTTGGAGTCTGCAAACATGGATTCCTCATCAAATCACCACCTCTTCAGCTTTTCAACTCACAG AATTCCTGGAAAAGGCGATTTTTCATCCTGTCTAAATCCAGCAATGGCAATTACATGCTGAAGTATCTAAAAGGCCAGAGCATAAAAGGCTCCATAGCTGTTGATCA AATCATAAATATCGAAGTTGGCATAAGCAATTCTGAAATTATGGAAACAGTGAGGAAGATGTTTAAATGCCTTCCTGAGCAGGTGATGTCCGTCAGTACTGGAAACAGACGGTACTACCTCATTGGGAGCAGCAG GCAGGAAACAGAGGACTGGGTCACTGCGATATCTTCAGTCTGCAAGGAGGCAAGAAGAGATGGGTGCTGCCCTCAG AACCAAGATCTTCCAAATCCAGAAATCAGAAGCCGGCCAGCCTCTTTGCCACtattcttgaattctgcagaTAAAATCAATTTCCCGGAAAGGCAAAGCTACCAGAAG GAGAATGGACCCTCAGAAGACAAGAACAGGCCTAATTCAGATCCTGGCCCTCATCAGACTCAGTGTGACTCGCCAAGACAAGTTTTTCCAAGCCTG GATAAAAATCTGGGAAAGAGTGAGGAAAATCTACCGTTGTCGGATACAGATGAAGACATCAAAAAGGATGAAGAAGACTATTACCAAACTCCCAGCAGTATTTTAGCAAAG CAGTGCACTACTGAACTATCACAGCCAGACCCTACAGCTGAAGATGATGTCCCTGTGCAAGAGAAGCCAGTGCAGAAGAACCCAGTAAAGGAGAACATTTATATGTCAATGAAATCACT TAGATTGCGGGATGAGAGTTGCCAGCTCAAGTGCAGAGGTGGTGGGCTCCTGTCTCCTCTCAAACACCAAGACGATGCTGCATCTCCAAGAGACTTGGAAGCAAGCAGAGACCTAAAACTTCTAGAAGGCAGTACCAGCCATCAGACGACCCTTCAGACAACAGGAAATTCATTACCACTTTCAGTGATTCAGTTGTCCATACTGCTCAG TCAAGTTACAGATGAGACCCAGCTACAGAAGCTGGATATTTTTGTCCCCCTGGCTGATATTCACAGTTACCTAAAACTTACTGAAGCATCAGGACAAATATG TGTCTCACAGTGGGCTGGTCCTTGCCGACTGGGATGTTTGTTTAATCACGGAGACCATATAGTGGCAGTGAATGATCTGCAACCGCAGGACGTGGAGGAGGCTTACTTCTTCATCAGTAGGTCCACAAGAAAGGAG gtgAAACTTACTGTTTGTAGGATTCCACATTCAGATATCTTCCATGTTAAAGGGTGCTCATGTTCCTGA
- the CASP7 gene encoding caspase-7 isoform X2, producing MSGDEQFDRSTQEAGDEDRGDVVDARPDRSSRFSIFGKKNKNGKEEQPKSSLSNQYRIVTPTFQYNMDYKKVGKCIIINNKNFEDKTGMGTRNGTDKDAGDLAKSFRNLGFDVHTYNDRSRDDMEKLLKQAAEENHSDAACFACILLSHGEEGLIYGTDGPMAIKSLTALFRGDKCKSLIGKPKLFFIQACRGSEFDDGIQTDSGPANDTLETDANPRYKIPVEADFLFAYSTVPGYYSWRNPGRGSWFVQSLCSVLNEHGKQLEIMQILTRVNYVVATNFESQSDDPRFSEKKQIPCVVSMLTKELYF from the exons ATGTCGGGAGATGAGCAGTTTGATCGCTCTACTCAAGAGGCAGGTGATGAAGATCGTGGTGATGTAGTTGATGCAAGGCCAGATAGAAGTAGCAGGTTCTCAATTTTTGGAAA AAAAAACAAGAATGGAAAAGAAGAACAGCCAAAGTCCTCTCTCAGTAATCAGTACCGAATTGTTACACCCACATTTCAGTATAATATGGATTACAAGAAAGTTGGCAAATGTATTATTATAAACAACAAAAATTTTGAAGACAAAACAG GAATGGGTACACGCAATGGCACTGATAAAGATGCTGGAGATCTAGCAAAGAGTTTTAGAAACTTGGGGTTTGATGTTCACACATACAATGACCGAAGCCGTGATGATATGGAAAAATTACTGAAGCAAG CTGCTGAGGAGAACCACAGTGATGCTGCTTGTTTTGCCTGTATCCTTCTAAGCCATGGGGAAGAAGGTCTCATCTATGGCACTGACGGACCCATGGCTATCAAGAGTTTGACTGCGCTATTCAGAGGAGACAAGTGTAAAAGCCTTATAGGCAAACCCAAGTTATTCTTCATTCAG GCATGCAGAGGCTCTGAATTTGATGATGGGATACAAACTGACTCTGGACCTGCAAATGACACTCTAGAAACAGATGCCAATCCAAGATACAAGATCCCAGTAGAAGCAGATTTTCTGTTTGCATATTCCACAGTACCAG GTTATTACTCCTGGAGGAATCCTGGAAGAGGCTCCTGGTTTGTGCAGTCTCTGTGCTCTGTGCTGAATGAGCATGGAAAACAACTTGAGATCATGCAGATCCTCACACGGGTCAACTATGTGGTTGCCACAAATTTTGAATCACAGTCTGATGATCCACGCTTCAGTGAGAAGAAGCAGATTCCCTGCGTGGTCTCTATGCTCACTAAGGAGCTTTACTTCTGA
- the PLEKHS1 gene encoding pleckstrin homology domain-containing family S member 1 isoform X2 — MASTSKRNSAVKTQNTLCPEVGVCKHGFLIKSPPLQLFNSQNSWKRRFFILSKSSNGNYMLKYLKGQSIKGSIAVDQIINIEVGISNSEIMETVRKMFKCLPEQVMSVSTGNRRYYLIGSSRQETEDWVTAISSVCKEARRDGCCPQNQDLPNPEIRSRPASLPLFLNSADKINFPERQSYQKENGPSEDKNRPNSDPGPHQTQCDSPRQVFPSLDKNLGKSEENLPLSDTDEDIKKDEEDYYQTPSSILAKCTTELSQPDPTAEDDVPVQEKPVQKNPVKENIYMSMKSLRLRDESCQLKCRGGGLLSPLKHQDDAASPRDLEASRDLKLLEGSTSHQTTLQTTGNSLPLSVIQLSILLSQVTDETQLQKLDIFVPLADIHSYLKLTEASGQICVSQWAGPCRLGCLFNHGDHIVAVNDLQPQDVEEAYFFISRSTRKEVKLTVCRIPHSDIFHVKGCSCS, encoded by the exons ATGGCTTCTACAAGCAAAAGAAATTCTGCAG TGAAAACTCAAAATACATTATGCCCTGAAGTTGGAGTCTGCAAACATGGATTCCTCATCAAATCACCACCTCTTCAGCTTTTCAACTCACAG AATTCCTGGAAAAGGCGATTTTTCATCCTGTCTAAATCCAGCAATGGCAATTACATGCTGAAGTATCTAAAAGGCCAGAGCATAAAAGGCTCCATAGCTGTTGATCA AATCATAAATATCGAAGTTGGCATAAGCAATTCTGAAATTATGGAAACAGTGAGGAAGATGTTTAAATGCCTTCCTGAGCAGGTGATGTCCGTCAGTACTGGAAACAGACGGTACTACCTCATTGGGAGCAGCAG GCAGGAAACAGAGGACTGGGTCACTGCGATATCTTCAGTCTGCAAGGAGGCAAGAAGAGATGGGTGCTGCCCTCAG AACCAAGATCTTCCAAATCCAGAAATCAGAAGCCGGCCAGCCTCTTTGCCACtattcttgaattctgcagaTAAAATCAATTTCCCGGAAAGGCAAAGCTACCAGAAG GAGAATGGACCCTCAGAAGACAAGAACAGGCCTAATTCAGATCCTGGCCCTCATCAGACTCAGTGTGACTCGCCAAGACAAGTTTTTCCAAGCCTG GATAAAAATCTGGGAAAGAGTGAGGAAAATCTACCGTTGTCGGATACAGATGAAGACATCAAAAAGGATGAAGAAGACTATTACCAAACTCCCAGCAGTATTTTAGCAAAG TGCACTACTGAACTATCACAGCCAGACCCTACAGCTGAAGATGATGTCCCTGTGCAAGAGAAGCCAGTGCAGAAGAACCCAGTAAAGGAGAACATTTATATGTCAATGAAATCACT TAGATTGCGGGATGAGAGTTGCCAGCTCAAGTGCAGAGGTGGTGGGCTCCTGTCTCCTCTCAAACACCAAGACGATGCTGCATCTCCAAGAGACTTGGAAGCAAGCAGAGACCTAAAACTTCTAGAAGGCAGTACCAGCCATCAGACGACCCTTCAGACAACAGGAAATTCATTACCACTTTCAGTGATTCAGTTGTCCATACTGCTCAG TCAAGTTACAGATGAGACCCAGCTACAGAAGCTGGATATTTTTGTCCCCCTGGCTGATATTCACAGTTACCTAAAACTTACTGAAGCATCAGGACAAATATG TGTCTCACAGTGGGCTGGTCCTTGCCGACTGGGATGTTTGTTTAATCACGGAGACCATATAGTGGCAGTGAATGATCTGCAACCGCAGGACGTGGAGGAGGCTTACTTCTTCATCAGTAGGTCCACAAGAAAGGAG gtgAAACTTACTGTTTGTAGGATTCCACATTCAGATATCTTCCATGTTAAAGGGTGCTCATGTTCCTGA
- the CASP7 gene encoding caspase-7 isoform X1, with amino-acid sequence MMSGDEQFDRSTQEAGDEDRGDVVDARPDRSSRFSIFGKKNKNGKEEQPKSSLSNQYRIVTPTFQYNMDYKKVGKCIIINNKNFEDKTGMGTRNGTDKDAGDLAKSFRNLGFDVHTYNDRSRDDMEKLLKQAAEENHSDAACFACILLSHGEEGLIYGTDGPMAIKSLTALFRGDKCKSLIGKPKLFFIQACRGSEFDDGIQTDSGPANDTLETDANPRYKIPVEADFLFAYSTVPGYYSWRNPGRGSWFVQSLCSVLNEHGKQLEIMQILTRVNYVVATNFESQSDDPRFSEKKQIPCVVSMLTKELYF; translated from the exons ATG ATGTCGGGAGATGAGCAGTTTGATCGCTCTACTCAAGAGGCAGGTGATGAAGATCGTGGTGATGTAGTTGATGCAAGGCCAGATAGAAGTAGCAGGTTCTCAATTTTTGGAAA AAAAAACAAGAATGGAAAAGAAGAACAGCCAAAGTCCTCTCTCAGTAATCAGTACCGAATTGTTACACCCACATTTCAGTATAATATGGATTACAAGAAAGTTGGCAAATGTATTATTATAAACAACAAAAATTTTGAAGACAAAACAG GAATGGGTACACGCAATGGCACTGATAAAGATGCTGGAGATCTAGCAAAGAGTTTTAGAAACTTGGGGTTTGATGTTCACACATACAATGACCGAAGCCGTGATGATATGGAAAAATTACTGAAGCAAG CTGCTGAGGAGAACCACAGTGATGCTGCTTGTTTTGCCTGTATCCTTCTAAGCCATGGGGAAGAAGGTCTCATCTATGGCACTGACGGACCCATGGCTATCAAGAGTTTGACTGCGCTATTCAGAGGAGACAAGTGTAAAAGCCTTATAGGCAAACCCAAGTTATTCTTCATTCAG GCATGCAGAGGCTCTGAATTTGATGATGGGATACAAACTGACTCTGGACCTGCAAATGACACTCTAGAAACAGATGCCAATCCAAGATACAAGATCCCAGTAGAAGCAGATTTTCTGTTTGCATATTCCACAGTACCAG GTTATTACTCCTGGAGGAATCCTGGAAGAGGCTCCTGGTTTGTGCAGTCTCTGTGCTCTGTGCTGAATGAGCATGGAAAACAACTTGAGATCATGCAGATCCTCACACGGGTCAACTATGTGGTTGCCACAAATTTTGAATCACAGTCTGATGATCCACGCTTCAGTGAGAAGAAGCAGATTCCCTGCGTGGTCTCTATGCTCACTAAGGAGCTTTACTTCTGA